Within Candidatus Rubrimentiphilum sp., the genomic segment TGTCGTCGACAGCTACGGAAATGTTGGGCTCCCAAGATCTAAGATCGAGTGGGTGACGGCTCGATTTGATACGGCAAGTGACTTCGAGTAGCGCCGCGCCGGGCGCGATTATAATCGAATGCTTTCCGGTTTCGCCCTTGCGGACCATCCATGGGTAGTGCACTGGACCTTTCGTCACCAGAACGTCGATGTTGCTGCCAAACTCATTACTGATGGAAAAGTGAAACCGGGGAACCTCCGCGTTCGCGGGCAACCCCGCAAACAAGGCCGCGGCGGCAATAGCCAGCGCGAAAACAGCTCTTTTCATAGCGCTCACCTCCGTTGGTCGTTTGCCGCACCTTTTGGCGGATTGGCGATCAGGTCCTCGATGAACTGCGCGATCAGGTCGCCTTCCCACTTCAGCCGCGACGCCAGCCAGGCGCGTTCGGACGGGCACGTCACCTCGCCCAGTTCGATCACCAGCGCGCCCGCGCTCGCGTGCACTTGCCGGAAGCCGTAATAGTTGCTCAAGTTTGTGGTGAAGTTGTCTGTCATGAAGTGATAGGGAAAGTAATGGCTGTAGAGTGCGCGCCACGCGCGCGCGGCGGGAACCGAGCCGGGATCGTGATAGCCGATCGACGCGCCGGTCGAACATGGTGTGCCACTGCCGTCGAAGTGAATGAAGACCGCCGCTTTGACATCGAATGTGCCGTCGAAATCCGCCGGCTCGCGCGCCACGGTAAAGCCTTTCGCCCGCAGGTCGCGCGCGACTTCATCCGCCACGACCGGCGTCCACTGCCGCTCGCCAGCGGCGCCGAGATTACACTTGTGCTTAAAGTGCGCGCAACTGGCGGGGCGGCCTTCGTGACCGGCCGACACTAAGGCGTCGAAATGCATTGGAGATGCGAATGGCGTGGGGGCAGCTACGATCGAGGGCATTGGTGACGGCACGGGCGAGGTCTGAGATGCAAGCTGCACCGGCGGGGTAATCGATGCGAGCGCTGCGATAAGCGGGATAAAAACAGCCGTCATCAACATCAGGCTGCCCTATTCGTCAGGCGCGGGTTTGCGTCAGGCCGACGAGTTGCTTAATCGCTTCGGACGGCTCGCACTGCAGCTCGGCCAGCAGCGTTTCGCGATACTGGCGGTACTGCCGCATTGCGGCGGCGCGATCGTCGCGGCGCAGGTGCGCTTTAATCGCGAGTTCGCGGCCGGCTTCATCGCACGGATCGTAACCGATCATCTCTTCAGCTAGCTCGAGGGCGCGACGGATGTTGCCGTTGCTCAGCGCGTCGGCGGCCAATCGGTGCGCGGCCTCGAGGCGCAATCCCCGCAAGTGCCGTTCCGTCGCTTCAAACCAATCCCATGATAACATCCGCTCGGGGCGTTTATTGCGGAGCTTCTCGTAGACGCTCGAGAGCTGCGCGCGCTCGGCGTCATCCAGCGAGGTGCGCGACCGCAGCGCGGTCATCGTGCGATCGATCTCCCAGAGATCCACACGCACGTCATCGTGCAGCGCGTAGCCGTCTTTGCTGCGCACCACGCGATCGCTGCCAAGATGCGCGCGCAACCGGTGCAAACAGACGCTGAGCGCATTGCGCGCGGAGTATTCATCCAGCTCGGGCCACAGCAAGTCGGCCAGCCGCGCGCGCGGTACGTTTTCACGCCGCAGCGACAGCGCCACCAGCAGCGCGAGTTCGCGTTCAGAGAGCGGCACCTCGCGGCCCGCACTGCGCACGACGCCCGCCGTCAACTGCACTTCGAGCGGCAGCGCGCGCTCGAAGCGATCGCGGTGCAGGCGCCCCATGTATTTGTCGAGCATGCCGAAATCGGCCAGCCCTTCGGCAATCGCGCGCACCGCGCTCTGCAGGGCGGGCGATTCGCACCGGGCCGCCGCGCGCGCGGCGATTGCGATAGTTTCTTCGAACGCCGGCTCGTCGTATGTTGCCACCGCGACGGCCGACAGACATTCCACGAAGGGTGAGCCCAACTTCTGCGCGGCAGCCAGCGCGGCTCGCGCGTAGCGTACGGTTTCTCGTGCGTCGTTAGAATTCGCAGCTGCAATGATGCTCCCGCAGGCGATGAACTTCAACATGTCGATGTTGGTGGGTTCTTCGTGGCGCCCGCGCGCGGCGGCGGCGAAATACGCCAGCCCGCGCACAGCGTTCGTGTGCACGATTTCGTCGAGCTCGACGCCGTACTTCACAAAGGCGCCGTCGTCGCCGGCAAACCACGCGCCGAAACACGCCTCGGCAAGATCCAGCGCGACGAAATTCATTAACCCCGAACGGCGCGAACCTTCCAGCGCCCGGTCCACGAACTGCCTCGCGACCGCGAACTCGCCGCGCGCCCGGGCGATGTCCGCGCCGAGCGAGAGCAGGGCACCCGAGCCGACGATGTCCGTCACGCCGACGTGCGGCAGCGCCGCCGTCATGTCGCGCTCGCCTTGTCCCAGTCTGCCGGCGCGCGCGCGAAGCAGACCGAGAACGTAGACGACGTAGCCTTCAACATAGTCTTTGGGCTGTGCGCCGATGTGATTCTCGCGCAGATACTCTTCGAGCATCGCTATCGCTTCTTCAATTCCGCCCGTGTAGCCGCGCATGACGGCGCGGAAAATCAGCAAGTAGCTGCGTTCGGTGGGCGTGACGGTTGGCGAAAGCGTGAGCCAGCGCGACTCCGATTCTTCGAGCAACTCTTGCATGTCCATACAGAACATGCGCAGCATGCCCGTAATGCCCCACAGGCGTGGATACTCTTCGATGAGCGCACGATCGAGCGACGCCAGCGCGCGGGCGTATTCCGGCGAAGGCGTGTGGTCGCGAATGACTTCGTATTGTCCGAGCGCGTGCGCCGCCGACTCCTGATCGCCGTGCGCCAGATGCAGCTCGGCCGCGCGCAGATAGTGTTTGGCGCGCGAGTGTGCGCCGGCGACGCGCGCCAGAATTACTTCGCGCTGCGTCTGCCGGTGTTCGACCAGCAGCGCGCCGAGCAGCGGATGCAGCACGAACACTTCGCCCGTATGGGTGAGGAACGGTGACTGCTTGGCGAACTCAACCAGCGCGTGGACGGCGCCTTCTTCTGCAAACGCGGCTTGCAGATCCGCAATGGACGTATGCGGAATGCACGCGCACACAAACAGCGCCTCGTGCAGCTTCGGGTCGAGCGTGGCGAGCACTTCGTCCGCTAAGTAATCGTGAATCTCTTTAAAGGCGACGTCGGCCAAATTCTCGAGCAGCGTGTCGATGCGGCCTTCGCTCGCGAAGCGGCGCAGCAGAAAAACCGCGATCGGCCAGCCCTGCGAGATCTGCATGATGCGCGCCAGGAATCCGGGCCGGTCGGCGTACGGACCAAAGAGTGACAGCAGTTCGGAGCGATCGAAGGCCAAGTCGTCCGCGCGCAGCGTGAGAATTTCGTGTGGCGGTGCGTAGCGTGTTAAATGAAGCGGCAGCGTCTCGCGCGAGCAGATAACGACCACGCGCCGGTCGGGCCGCTGCGAGAGCACGCGGCTAAAGAATTCCAGCGCGGCCTCGTTGCGCGCGACGTGGTCGGCGTTTTCGAAGACGAAGATCGAATCGGTGACCGGGTCTTTCCAGGCTTCAAGCGCGGGACGAGCCGGCTCGGCGGCCAGCGCTGCGATCAGGCGCTGACCCAGGTCGGCTTCGTCGGCGACGTCGGCCAGGTCGCAGACGGTGGCGTTCGGCTTGGAGGCGAGCAGCTGGCGCGCCAGGGTGGACTTTCCGAAGCCGGGCGGCGCCGAGACGGCGACGATCTTCGGCTGGACCCGCTCCAGGCGGTCCAACAGAAAATTCCGCCGGATCTCAAATCCGGCCGCGTTTGCCTCCATGGCCTTACCTTACGACGCGGGCGCCGCCTGGGGCTACGCCATTTCCCCCGATCTTGTAAGCACTTTGTAATGGAGTTGTTATGGGTCGTAAGTCCCACGACAATAGGCCGGGATACTCTCTTTAGAACCGTTTCTACAGTCTATGGAGCTAGATTAAGAAAATGGCGATTTCCACCGAGCCGGCGCACGCCTTTGCCGGCAAGGAACCCGTGGTCACCCGGACGCTGGGCCGCTTGCTTGACCTCGACGAGCAGATCGCAGTGCTCGGCAACGCCTCCGCCTTGGGAGCGATCTTGCGCGGGATGACGATCGGCGAGGCCATTGAGACGTTAAAGGGCCTGGTTCCGTTGACTCCCCGAGGGCATCTTCACTCCAATCTCTCCGAGCGCGAGTTAGAGGTCGTTCGATTGGTGGCCGAAGGGCTATCGAATAAAGAGATCTCCTCGCGGCTCAAATTAAGCGACAAAACGGTAAAGAATCATATTTCGCACATCTTGGCGAAGATGAACCTAACCGCGCGCACCCAAGTAGCCGTTTACGCCATCCGCGCCGGATTAGTATAGCCGCCTGCTCGCTTGAGCAGACCCTGGATTGGGAAACGTACCTACATGGTTGAATCGCGCCCGAACTGGCCGAACGGCATCGGCCTCTTAATAATTCATATCTGCGCGCTGGCTGTTTTTGTTCCACTCTTCTTCAATTGGCCCGCATTAATTGTCGCCGCTTGCATCGCATATGCAACCGGAGCGTGGGGCATCACGCTCTGTTATCACCGCACATTAACGCATCGCAGCGTCCGCCTGAAGAAACCGGTGGAATATGCCACCGCGATTTTAGGTCTGCTCGCCATGCAAGGCGATCCGATTTCGTGGGTCGCGACGCATCGCCGCCATCACGCGCATTCAGACCACGAAGGCGATCCGCACGACGCAGGACGCGGTTTCGGCTGGGCGCACATCGAGTGGCTCTTCAAGCCGAATCCGGACGTGCCGCGCACCGTTCCCGAGTTTCAAAAATATTGTCCGGATCTCTGGAACGACAAGTTTTACCGGGCGCTGTATCAACTGAACTTTCCGATCCAAGTCGCGTTCGCCGGCATGCTGCTGGCCATCGGTGGCTGGCCGT encodes:
- a CDS encoding BTAD domain-containing putative transcriptional regulator — its product is MEANAAGFEIRRNFLLDRLERVQPKIVAVSAPPGFGKSTLARQLLASKPNATVCDLADVADEADLGQRLIAALAAEPARPALEAWKDPVTDSIFVFENADHVARNEAALEFFSRVLSQRPDRRVVVICSRETLPLHLTRYAPPHEILTLRADDLAFDRSELLSLFGPYADRPGFLARIMQISQGWPIAVFLLRRFASEGRIDTLLENLADVAFKEIHDYLADEVLATLDPKLHEALFVCACIPHTSIADLQAAFAEEGAVHALVEFAKQSPFLTHTGEVFVLHPLLGALLVEHRQTQREVILARVAGAHSRAKHYLRAAELHLAHGDQESAAHALGQYEVIRDHTPSPEYARALASLDRALIEEYPRLWGITGMLRMFCMDMQELLEESESRWLTLSPTVTPTERSYLLIFRAVMRGYTGGIEEAIAMLEEYLRENHIGAQPKDYVEGYVVYVLGLLRARAGRLGQGERDMTAALPHVGVTDIVGSGALLSLGADIARARGEFAVARQFVDRALEGSRRSGLMNFVALDLAEACFGAWFAGDDGAFVKYGVELDEIVHTNAVRGLAYFAAAARGRHEEPTNIDMLKFIACGSIIAAANSNDARETVRYARAALAAAQKLGSPFVECLSAVAVATYDEPAFEETIAIAARAAARCESPALQSAVRAIAEGLADFGMLDKYMGRLHRDRFERALPLEVQLTAGVVRSAGREVPLSERELALLVALSLRRENVPRARLADLLWPELDEYSARNALSVCLHRLRAHLGSDRVVRSKDGYALHDDVRVDLWEIDRTMTALRSRTSLDDAERAQLSSVYEKLRNKRPERMLSWDWFEATERHLRGLRLEAAHRLAADALSNGNIRRALELAEEMIGYDPCDEAGRELAIKAHLRRDDRAAAMRQYRQYRETLLAELQCEPSEAIKQLVGLTQTRA
- a CDS encoding response regulator transcription factor, with the protein product MAISTEPAHAFAGKEPVVTRTLGRLLDLDEQIAVLGNASALGAILRGMTIGEAIETLKGLVPLTPRGHLHSNLSERELEVVRLVAEGLSNKEISSRLKLSDKTVKNHISHILAKMNLTARTQVAVYAIRAGLV
- a CDS encoding fatty acid desaturase yields the protein MVESRPNWPNGIGLLIIHICALAVFVPLFFNWPALIVAACIAYATGAWGITLCYHRTLTHRSVRLKKPVEYATAILGLLAMQGDPISWVATHRRHHAHSDHEGDPHDAGRGFGWAHIEWLFKPNPDVPRTVPEFQKYCPDLWNDKFYRALYQLNFPIQVAFAGMLLAIGGWPFVVWGIFGRLVFAYHTTWLVNSATHMFGYRTYKTTDQSTNSWWVALLSFGEGWHNNHHAFPYSARHGMAWYEFDMTWLTIRFLWLLRLADRVRVPSAALQARLRVTPRKPHPV